A region from the Aliarcobacter thereius LMG 24486 genome encodes:
- a CDS encoding peroxiredoxin has product MLVTKKAPDFTAKAVLADGTIEDFNLYKNIGTNGAVLFFYPMDFTFVCPSEIIAFSHRIKEFEERGIQVIGCSVDSEFSHFAWRETPVENGGIGRIKYPLVADISKKISKSFDVLFNKSVALRGSFLIDKDGTVRHAVINDLPLGRNVDEMIRMVDTMLFTNEHGEVCPAGWQKGDEGMKADTAGVAEYLSKNSEKL; this is encoded by the coding sequence ATGTTAGTTACAAAAAAAGCTCCAGATTTTACAGCAAAAGCTGTTTTAGCAGATGGTACAATTGAAGATTTTAATTTATATAAAAATATTGGTACAAATGGTGCAGTACTATTTTTCTACCCAATGGATTTTACTTTTGTTTGTCCATCAGAAATTATTGCTTTCTCACATAGAATTAAAGAGTTTGAAGAGAGAGGAATTCAAGTAATTGGTTGTTCAGTTGACTCTGAGTTTTCTCACTTTGCATGGAGAGAAACACCAGTTGAAAATGGTGGAATTGGAAGAATTAAATATCCATTAGTTGCAGATATTAGTAAAAAAATATCAAAATCATTTGATGTATTATTTAACAAATCAGTTGCTTTAAGAGGTTCATTTTTAATTGATAAAGATGGAACAGTAAGACATGCTGTAATCAATGATTTACCATTAGGAAGAAATGTTGATGAAATGATTAGAATGGTTGATACAATGCTATTTACAAATGAGCATGGAGAAGTTTGTCCAGCTGGTTGGCAAAAAGGTGATGAAGGAATGAAAGCAGATACTGCTGGAGTTGCTGAATATCTATCTAAAAATAGCGAAAAACTATAA
- a CDS encoding DUF177 domain-containing protein gives MKIEFKKVPQDKKELNTSFDSVKIEGTFCRISSTLVKIEAKLKGEITVDCSRCPNELKINLNEELNLLISNGIFKGIEDDFLVIEVDEVIDFDSIIESEINSIKSDYYLCNSCENSSTIFEQEF, from the coding sequence ATGAAAATAGAGTTTAAAAAAGTACCTCAAGATAAAAAAGAGTTAAATACTTCTTTTGATTCAGTCAAAATTGAAGGTACTTTTTGTAGAATTTCATCTACTTTAGTAAAAATAGAAGCAAAACTAAAAGGTGAAATCACAGTTGATTGTTCTAGATGCCCAAATGAGCTTAAAATAAATCTTAACGAAGAGTTAAATCTTCTTATAAGTAATGGAATTTTTAAAGGTATTGAGGATGATTTTTTAGTAATTGAAGTTGATGAAGTAATTGACTTTGATTCTATAATAGAGAGCGAAATCAACAGCATAAAAAGTGATTACTATTTATGCAATAGTTGTGAAAATAGTTCTACTATATTTGAACAAGAATTTTAA
- a CDS encoding DsbA family protein, with amino-acid sequence MRIIIKLALVFAISKSFLFANEQLVIEFEKNRLERNPELIVNSIKTFYIKKLDIKGNWSAYILDVNVDLKDKNMSVKDILFSNGEVVTSELYDINSRKSLQEQASPDLNDSYYDENKLIAGTHGAKNSLVVFSDPLCPFCQRYIPELISYVNKNSENIALYYYSFPLVQIHRASLDLSKLIEIAKENNKNIVEKAYKVNWNRYFDPNSTDSKVILDSFNKELKTNIKVEELKAEKYHKIIEKEVKMAENLLVNGTPTIYINGKKDSTKEAYKKLK; translated from the coding sequence ATGAGAATTATAATAAAGTTAGCACTTGTTTTTGCTATTTCTAAAAGTTTTTTGTTTGCAAATGAACAATTAGTAATAGAATTTGAGAAAAATAGACTTGAAAGAAATCCCGAACTTATTGTAAATAGTATTAAGACTTTTTATATTAAAAAACTTGATATTAAAGGAAATTGGAGTGCATATATTTTAGATGTAAATGTAGATTTAAAAGATAAAAATATGAGTGTAAAAGATATATTATTTTCAAATGGAGAAGTTGTTACTTCAGAGCTTTATGATATAAATAGTAGAAAATCTTTACAAGAACAAGCAAGTCCAGATTTAAATGACTCTTATTATGATGAAAATAAATTAATAGCAGGAACTCATGGCGCTAAAAACTCTTTAGTTGTTTTTTCAGATCCACTTTGCCCATTTTGTCAAAGATATATTCCTGAACTTATCTCTTATGTAAATAAAAACAGTGAGAATATAGCTTTATATTATTACTCTTTTCCTTTGGTTCAAATTCATAGAGCATCATTGGATTTATCAAAACTTATTGAAATAGCAAAAGAAAATAATAAGAATATTGTAGAAAAGGCATATAAAGTAAATTGGAATAGATATTTTGATCCAAATAGTACAGATAGTAAAGTTATTCTTGATAGTTTCAATAAAGAGCTAAAAACTAATATAAAAGTAGAAGAGTTAAAAGCAGAAAAATATCATAAAATTATAGAAAAAGAGGTGAAAATGGCAGAAAACTTGCTTGTAAATGGAACACCTACAATTTATATAAATGGTAAAAAAGATAGCACTAAAGAAGCTTATAAAAAATTAAAATAA
- a CDS encoding DNA polymerase III subunit gamma/tau — protein MSENSIENRVLALKYRPKRFEDLVGQTTISQTLSLALDLNRLSHAYLFSGLRGSGKTSTARIMAKSLLCKEKPISKPCEVCEHCVSANAGRHLDIIEMDAASNRGIDDIKELIEHTKYKPSSARFKVFIIDEVHMLTTQAFNALLKTLEEPPGFVKFILATTDALKLPATILSRTQHFRFNKIVENDVVKHISSILNKEQIEYELQALQIIAKSGQGSLRDTLTLLDQAIIFSKSKIDLVSVVDMLGLIDPLIMDNIFKVVLENSDFNPLIETLQNYEANQILNEMSNYLKNAMLEKDSRFNTILYERFFRILGESKYLLTLNSDDTFVIILTFMKLIEATNLKTIDEILNQVNNIKVSEQEIIIQKEEPKIASVSIETPIIENKEEIKIVEKEHIEEKIENINKEQNIQTETTDFDDVVYETVEDETDIYEDKYHTLIEKLYDRSHELGDCFERNFIYNAYSNDTLYIISYAKDQERDFLYKHFGLIKTFIGDVFGLNTKIDFKKEEATISGEESKKNLNEEIEEKENKVLNEEEFSNPSSCVASSLETKDETLSQKEIQVKELLTEPMIEQAKELFDIKKIVVKPKI, from the coding sequence ATGAGTGAAAATAGTATAGAAAATAGAGTTCTTGCTCTAAAATATAGACCAAAAAGATTTGAAGATTTAGTAGGACAAACTACTATTTCACAAACACTATCTTTGGCATTGGATTTAAATAGGCTCTCACATGCATATTTGTTTTCAGGACTTCGAGGAAGTGGAAAAACAAGTACAGCTAGGATAATGGCAAAATCATTACTCTGTAAAGAAAAACCAATAAGTAAACCTTGTGAGGTTTGTGAACATTGTGTTAGTGCAAATGCTGGAAGACATCTTGATATTATTGAAATGGATGCTGCTAGTAATAGAGGAATTGATGATATTAAAGAGTTAATAGAGCATACAAAATATAAACCAAGTAGTGCAAGATTTAAAGTTTTTATAATTGATGAGGTTCATATGCTTACAACTCAAGCATTTAATGCCTTATTAAAAACTTTAGAAGAGCCACCAGGTTTTGTGAAATTTATACTTGCAACAACAGATGCTTTAAAGCTTCCTGCAACTATTTTAAGTAGAACACAGCATTTTAGATTTAATAAAATTGTAGAAAATGATGTTGTAAAACATATAAGTTCTATTTTAAATAAAGAGCAAATAGAGTACGAATTACAAGCTTTACAAATTATTGCAAAAAGTGGACAAGGAAGTTTAAGAGATACATTAACTTTACTTGACCAAGCTATAATATTTTCAAAATCAAAAATAGATCTTGTAAGTGTTGTTGATATGTTAGGATTGATTGATCCACTTATTATGGACAATATTTTTAAAGTAGTTCTAGAAAATAGTGATTTTAATCCTTTAATTGAAACATTACAAAACTATGAAGCAAATCAGATTTTAAATGAGATGTCAAACTATTTAAAAAATGCAATGCTTGAAAAAGATAGTAGATTTAATACTATTTTATATGAAAGATTTTTTAGAATTCTTGGAGAATCAAAATATCTTTTAACTCTAAATAGTGATGATACTTTTGTAATTATATTAACTTTTATGAAGCTAATTGAAGCAACAAATTTAAAAACAATAGATGAAATTTTAAATCAAGTAAATAATATAAAAGTAAGTGAACAAGAGATAATAATACAAAAAGAAGAGCCAAAAATAGCTAGTGTAAGTATAGAAACTCCTATTATTGAGAATAAAGAAGAAATAAAAATAGTTGAAAAAGAGCATATAGAAGAGAAAATAGAAAATATAAATAAAGAGCAAAATATACAAACAGAAACAACAGATTTTGATGATGTAGTTTATGAAACAGTAGAAGATGAAACAGATATTTATGAAGACAAATACCATACTTTAATAGAAAAACTATATGATAGAAGTCATGAACTTGGAGATTGTTTTGAAAGAAACTTTATTTATAATGCATATTCAAATGATACTTTATACATTATCTCATATGCAAAAGATCAAGAAAGAGATTTCTTATACAAACATTTTGGACTTATAAAGACTTTTATAGGAGATGTTTTTGGATTAAATACAAAAATAGATTTTAAAAAGGAAGAAGCCACCATAAGTGGTGAAGAGAGTAAAAAGAATTTAAATGAAGAGATAGAAGAAAAAGAGAATAAAGTTTTAAATGAAGAAGAGTTTTCAAATCCTTCATCTTGTGTTGCAAGCTCTTTAGAAACAAAAGATGAAACATTAAGTCAAAAAGAGATTCAGGTAAAAGAGTTATTAACTGAACCGATGATTGAACAAGCAAAAGAACTTTTTGATATAAAAAAGATAGTTGTAAAGCCAAAAATTTAA
- the rpmF gene encoding 50S ribosomal protein L32: MAVPKRRVSHSRAAKRRTHYKITLKRPVKDSDGSFKMPHMINPNTGEYKN, encoded by the coding sequence ATGGCAGTACCAAAAAGAAGAGTGTCACACTCAAGAGCAGCAAAAAGAAGAACGCACTATAAAATTACATTAAAAAGACCAGTAAAAGATAGTGATGGGTCATTTAAAATGCCTCATATGATAAATCCAAACACTGGTGAATATAAAAACTAA
- a CDS encoding beta-ketoacyl-ACP synthase III: MKYAAFRSIGAYIPPKIMTNADFEKIIDTSDEWITKRTGIKERRLAEDNEASSDLGAKAALQAIQRAGINKDEIDLVICATVTPDYLCMPSTACLISSKIGIKDVMAFDVSAACTGFVYILNIAKAFIESGLKKNILLVGAEKYSSILNYEDRTTCFIFGDGAGAAIISATDDKNEAIIDVSCSSDGNYEDLIKTAGGGSKHPCSQEVLDAKMSCISMKGNETFKLAVKTLTADVINMLKKHNLSNQDITHFIPHQANYRIIKAVGESLNLNEEQTVVTVDKYGNTSAASIPMAMNYAYEQGKLKKGDTILFDAFGGGLTWGSALFKFAPKEK; this comes from the coding sequence ATGAAATATGCAGCTTTTAGATCTATTGGAGCTTATATTCCACCAAAAATTATGACTAATGCTGATTTTGAAAAAATCATTGATACAAGTGATGAATGGATTACAAAAAGAACTGGAATAAAAGAAAGAAGATTAGCTGAAGACAATGAAGCTTCTTCAGATTTAGGTGCTAAAGCTGCATTACAAGCAATTCAAAGAGCTGGTATCAATAAAGATGAAATTGATTTAGTTATTTGTGCTACTGTTACACCTGATTATTTATGTATGCCCTCAACTGCTTGTTTAATATCATCAAAAATTGGTATAAAAGATGTAATGGCATTTGATGTTAGTGCTGCATGTACTGGTTTTGTATATATTTTAAATATTGCAAAAGCTTTTATAGAATCTGGTTTAAAAAAGAATATTCTTCTTGTTGGAGCAGAAAAATATAGTTCTATTTTAAATTATGAAGATAGAACAACTTGCTTTATTTTTGGTGATGGAGCAGGAGCTGCGATTATTAGTGCAACAGATGATAAAAATGAAGCAATAATTGATGTTTCATGTTCAAGTGATGGAAACTATGAAGACCTAATTAAAACAGCTGGTGGCGGAAGTAAACATCCATGTTCACAAGAAGTTTTAGATGCAAAAATGTCTTGTATCTCTATGAAAGGTAATGAAACTTTTAAACTTGCTGTTAAAACATTAACAGCTGATGTTATAAATATGCTAAAAAAACATAATCTTTCAAATCAAGATATCACTCATTTTATTCCACATCAAGCAAATTATAGAATAATAAAAGCTGTTGGAGAGTCTTTAAATTTAAATGAAGAGCAAACAGTTGTAACTGTTGATAAATATGGAAATACTTCAGCTGCTTCAATTCCTATGGCTATGAACTATGCTTATGAACAAGGAAAACTTAAAAAAGGTGATACAATACTTTTTGATGCTTTTGGTGGTGGACTTACTTGGGGTTCTGCATTATTTAAATTTGCTCCTAAAGAGAAATAA
- the gdhA gene encoding NADP-specific glutamate dehydrogenase, whose product MANLKNILEYLKRTSPAQNEFHQAVEEVIHSLEPLFEKYPKYKEYKVLERLLEPERQVMFRVTWIDDKGEIQVNKGYRVQFSSTLGPYKGGLRFHPSVNTGIIKFLGFEQIFKNALTGLQIGGGKGGSDFDPKGKSENEIMRFCQAFMTELFRHIGATTDVPAGDIGVGAREVGYMFGMYKKLANKYDGTFTGKSLKWGGSLARTEATGYGCVYFAKNMLDARGETLKGKRCVVSGSGNVSIYTIEKLYHVGALPIACSDSRGMILDEEGIDLDLLKEIKENQRARLSEYTKYRKSAVYTPVENYPKDRNAIWSVPCFAAFPSATQNELNIEDAKELIKNGCFCISEGANMPSTTEAVEFFVDQKIAYGPGKAANAGGVATSQLEMAQNAAMINWTFEEVDTKLEQIMYGIFQRVSKTAEEFGEPTNFVLGANIAGFRRVADAMLEQGVV is encoded by the coding sequence ATGGCAAACCTAAAAAACATTTTAGAGTACTTAAAAAGAACGAGTCCAGCTCAGAATGAGTTTCATCAAGCTGTTGAAGAGGTGATACACTCACTAGAACCACTATTTGAAAAATATCCAAAATATAAAGAGTACAAAGTTTTAGAAAGGTTGCTTGAACCTGAAAGACAAGTTATGTTTAGAGTAACTTGGATAGATGATAAAGGTGAAATACAAGTAAATAAAGGTTATAGAGTACAATTTAGTTCAACTCTAGGACCATATAAAGGTGGATTGAGATTCCACCCAAGTGTAAATACAGGAATTATTAAGTTTTTAGGTTTTGAACAAATATTTAAGAATGCATTAACTGGATTACAAATTGGTGGTGGAAAAGGTGGAAGCGATTTTGATCCAAAAGGTAAGAGTGAAAATGAAATTATGAGATTTTGTCAAGCTTTTATGACTGAACTATTTAGACATATTGGTGCTACAACAGATGTTCCAGCAGGAGATATTGGTGTTGGTGCTAGAGAAGTTGGATATATGTTTGGTATGTATAAAAAACTTGCAAATAAATATGATGGAACATTTACAGGAAAATCTTTAAAATGGGGTGGATCATTAGCAAGAACTGAAGCAACTGGATATGGTTGTGTATATTTTGCAAAAAATATGTTAGATGCTAGAGGAGAAACACTAAAAGGTAAAAGATGTGTAGTTTCTGGTTCTGGAAATGTATCTATATATACAATTGAAAAACTATATCATGTTGGAGCATTACCAATTGCATGTAGTGATTCAAGAGGAATGATTCTTGATGAAGAGGGAATAGATTTAGATCTATTAAAAGAGATTAAAGAGAATCAAAGAGCAAGATTAAGTGAATATACAAAATATAGAAAATCAGCTGTTTATACTCCTGTTGAAAATTATCCAAAAGATAGAAATGCTATTTGGTCTGTTCCTTGTTTTGCAGCCTTCCCAAGTGCAACTCAAAATGAGTTAAATATTGAAGATGCGAAAGAACTTATCAAAAATGGATGTTTTTGTATAAGTGAAGGTGCAAATATGCCATCTACAACAGAAGCAGTTGAGTTTTTTGTAGATCAAAAAATAGCATATGGACCAGGTAAAGCTGCAAATGCTGGAGGAGTTGCTACATCTCAATTAGAAATGGCACAAAATGCAGCTATGATTAACTGGACTTTTGAAGAAGTTGATACAAAATTAGAACAAATTATGTATGGAATATTTCAAAGAGTTAGTAAAACAGCAGAAGAATTTGGAGAACCTACAAACTTTGTATTAGGTGCAAATATCGCAGGATTCAGAAGAGTTGCTGATGCTATGCTTGAACAAGGTGTAGTGTGA
- the plsX gene encoding phosphate acyltransferase PlsX, producing the protein MIKIAIDAMGGDFGPEPIMEGLILAIRNNNNFTALAVGDKDILSKLIPPAFSSRIEIIDTKDVISMNDHATDALKRKESTIYKAIDLVREGKADAVVSAGHSGASMSLATLRIGRIKGVSRPAIATLMPTSENQNTLVLDVGANVDSDARNLFEFAVMGQAYAQTVLRLDEPIVGLLSNGEEESKGNEVTKEAYKMLKRVPNFAGNVEGNDIFKGTVDVVVCDGFVGNILLKTAEGVADTIGKIIKKNLKRSLISIAGAVLMQKVFKNLKVRVDYAEYGGAPLLGVKAPVIISHGKSNPKAIKNAIFQALLSASSNLEDIIEQRLIKYSVKEECSTESTTN; encoded by the coding sequence ATGATTAAAATAGCAATAGATGCAATGGGTGGGGACTTTGGTCCCGAACCAATAATGGAAGGTTTAATCTTAGCCATTAGAAACAATAACAACTTTACAGCACTTGCTGTTGGTGATAAAGATATTTTATCAAAACTAATTCCCCCTGCTTTTAGCTCAAGAATAGAAATCATTGATACTAAAGATGTAATTAGTATGAATGATCATGCCACTGATGCATTAAAAAGAAAAGAGTCAACAATTTATAAAGCTATTGATTTAGTAAGAGAAGGAAAAGCTGATGCTGTTGTATCTGCTGGTCATTCTGGTGCTTCAATGTCTTTAGCAACTCTAAGAATTGGAAGAATAAAAGGTGTTTCAAGACCTGCAATCGCTACTCTTATGCCAACAAGTGAAAATCAAAATACTTTAGTATTGGATGTTGGAGCAAATGTAGATAGTGATGCTAGAAACTTATTTGAGTTTGCTGTTATGGGACAAGCATACGCTCAAACTGTTTTAAGACTTGATGAACCAATTGTTGGTCTTTTAAGCAATGGAGAAGAAGAGAGTAAAGGAAATGAAGTAACTAAAGAAGCATATAAAATGCTAAAAAGAGTTCCAAACTTTGCTGGGAATGTTGAGGGTAATGATATTTTTAAAGGCACAGTTGATGTTGTTGTTTGTGATGGTTTTGTAGGAAATATTCTATTAAAAACTGCAGAAGGTGTTGCAGATACAATAGGAAAAATCATTAAAAAGAATTTAAAAAGATCTCTTATTTCGATTGCTGGTGCTGTTTTAATGCAAAAAGTATTCAAAAATCTAAAAGTAAGAGTAGATTATGCAGAGTATGGAGGTGCTCCTCTTTTAGGAGTAAAAGCTCCTGTTATTATATCTCATGGGAAATCAAATCCTAAAGCTATAAAAAATGCAATATTTCAAGCACTTTTATCTGCTAGTTCAAACTTAGAAGATATAATTGAACAAAGATTAATAAAATACTCTGTTAAAGAAGAATGTAGTACAGAAAGTACTACTAATTAA
- the rho gene encoding transcription termination factor Rho: MEESKEEQKVRNSKKARTHVPVDGYKIEQLRELPLETLLDIANDLDVENPQELKRQDLMFMILASQIDAGGFILFTGILEIKDGGFGFLRAIDGNFSDTSNDSYVSATQIRKFALRTGDIVTGQVRPPNKDSEKYNALLKIEAINYLPVKDSKNRPLFDNLTPLYTTTKFKFEFDSQKLTGRALDLFAPMGKGQRSLIVAPPKTGKTELLKELAHAISRNHPEVTLMVLLIDERPEEVTDMQRSVKGEVYSSTFDLPAQNHVRVAEIVIEKAKRLVEMKKDVVILLDSITRLARAYNTVTPSSGKVLSGGVDANALHKPKRFFGAARNIEEGGSLTIISTALIDTGSKMDEVIFEEFKGTGNSEVVLSRNAANKRVYPAIDIVKSGTRKEELLLSADTLQKTWILRNAMSEMDEVDVLKFLYPKMQKTKNNDEFFASMNE, translated from the coding sequence ATGGAAGAATCTAAAGAAGAACAAAAAGTAAGAAACAGTAAAAAAGCGAGAACACATGTTCCAGTAGATGGTTATAAAATCGAACAATTAAGAGAGTTACCATTAGAAACTCTATTAGATATTGCAAATGATTTAGATGTTGAAAACCCACAAGAATTAAAAAGACAAGATTTAATGTTTATGATTCTTGCATCACAAATTGATGCTGGTGGATTTATTTTATTTACAGGAATTTTAGAGATAAAAGATGGTGGTTTTGGGTTTTTAAGAGCAATAGATGGAAATTTCTCTGATACATCAAACGACTCTTATGTAAGTGCCACACAAATTAGAAAATTTGCATTAAGAACAGGAGATATTGTAACAGGACAAGTAAGACCACCAAACAAAGATAGTGAAAAATATAATGCACTTCTTAAAATAGAAGCGATAAATTATCTACCTGTAAAAGATTCAAAAAACAGACCACTTTTTGATAACTTAACTCCTTTATATACTACTACAAAATTTAAATTTGAATTTGATTCACAAAAACTAACAGGAAGAGCTCTTGATCTTTTTGCACCAATGGGAAAAGGACAGAGAAGTTTAATTGTTGCTCCACCAAAAACTGGTAAAACAGAACTTTTAAAAGAATTAGCTCATGCAATTTCTAGAAATCATCCAGAAGTTACTTTAATGGTTTTATTAATTGATGAAAGACCCGAAGAGGTGACAGATATGCAAAGAAGTGTAAAAGGAGAAGTATATAGTTCAACTTTTGACTTACCTGCACAAAATCATGTTAGAGTTGCTGAAATTGTAATTGAAAAAGCAAAAAGACTTGTAGAGATGAAAAAAGATGTTGTAATTTTATTAGATTCTATTACAAGATTAGCAAGAGCATATAATACAGTTACTCCAAGTAGTGGAAAAGTTCTTTCAGGTGGAGTTGATGCAAATGCTCTACACAAACCAAAAAGATTTTTTGGAGCTGCAAGGAATATAGAAGAAGGTGGAAGTTTAACTATTATTTCAACAGCATTAATTGATACTGGTTCAAAAATGGATGAAGTAATTTTTGAAGAGTTCAAAGGAACTGGAAACTCTGAAGTTGTATTAAGTAGAAATGCAGCAAATAAAAGAGTTTATCCTGCTATTGATATTGTAAAATCTGGTACAAGAAAAGAAGAATTGCTTCTTAGTGCTGATACTTTACAAAAAACATGGATATTAAGAAATGCTATGAGTGAAATGGATGAAGTAGATGTTCTTAAATTCTTATACCCAAAAATGCAAAAAACAAAAAATAATGATGAGTTTTTTGCTTCAATGAACGAATAA
- the murI gene encoding glutamate racemase: protein MRVGLFDSGIGGLTILNTIVKNMKNIEFFYIADTLFAPYGEKDTKEILKRCDDITNYLINEHKIDILVVACNTATSISINYLRDKYKSLPIIGVEPALKPAIEYSKTKNIAILATPSTINGSKYKELVEKLSNNQKLNLYHIACSGLAKKIEEADIEENSLNLFLKNYLEELKDKNIDSVVLGCTHYPIIKNSIKSFFENGTKLYDSADAIAKRLKEITKDKIQSEKEQRVTILYSSKINFDMVNIILKDCKYDLRECKI, encoded by the coding sequence TTGAGAGTTGGACTTTTTGATTCTGGAATAGGTGGATTAACTATATTAAACACTATTGTTAAAAATATGAAGAATATAGAGTTTTTTTATATTGCTGATACTCTTTTTGCTCCATATGGAGAAAAAGATACTAAAGAGATATTAAAAAGATGTGATGATATAACAAACTATCTAATCAATGAACATAAAATAGATATTTTAGTAGTAGCTTGTAACACAGCAACATCTATTTCAATAAATTATTTAAGAGATAAATATAAATCTTTACCAATTATTGGTGTTGAACCAGCTTTAAAACCAGCAATTGAATATTCAAAAACAAAAAATATTGCAATTTTAGCAACACCATCAACTATAAATGGAAGTAAATATAAAGAACTTGTAGAAAAATTATCAAATAATCAAAAATTAAATCTATATCATATAGCTTGTAGTGGATTAGCAAAAAAAATTGAAGAAGCTGATATTGAAGAGAATAGTTTAAATCTTTTTTTAAAAAACTACCTAGAAGAGTTAAAAGATAAAAATATTGATAGTGTAGTTTTAGGTTGTACTCATTATCCAATTATAAAAAATAGTATAAAAAGTTTCTTTGAAAATGGTACAAAATTATATGATTCAGCAGATGCAATTGCAAAGAGATTAAAAGAGATAACAAAAGACAAAATTCAAAGTGAAAAAGAGCAGAGAGTTACGATTTTATACAGTAGTAAGATAAATTTTGATATGGTAAATATAATTTTAAAAGATTGTAAATATGATCTAAGAGAGTGTAAAATATGA
- a CDS encoding DUF362 domain-containing protein, translating to MAVLITDTCISCDACLDECPVGAIVDNDDNPTGEDVYYVYKDKCVECVGHNDAPACADACPTEGCIVWDEVGSSKIEKEDRGEVGDAVID from the coding sequence ATGGCAGTTTTAATTACTGATACATGTATTAGTTGTGATGCATGTTTAGATGAATGTCCTGTTGGTGCAATAGTTGATAATGATGATAATCCAACTGGTGAAGATGTATACTATGTATATAAAGATAAATGTGTAGAGTGTGTTGGTCATAATGATGCACCAGCATGTGCTGATGCCTGTCCAACAGAAGGCTGTATAGTTTGGGATGAAGTTGGTTCTAGTAAAATAGAAAAAGAAGATAGAGGTGAAGTTGGTGATGCAGTTATTGATTAA
- the ndk gene encoding nucleoside-diphosphate kinase, whose translation MERTLSIIKPDAVAKNVVGKILDRFESAGLKIAATRKMQLSKADAEAFYAVHASRPFFKDLVEFMISGPVVVSVLEGTNAMAKNRDLMGATNPKEAAAGTIRADFAESIDANAVHGSDSLENAAIEIAFFFSSREIC comes from the coding sequence ATGGAAAGAACACTATCAATAATCAAACCAGACGCAGTTGCAAAAAATGTAGTTGGAAAAATCTTAGATAGATTTGAATCAGCTGGATTAAAAATTGCAGCTACAAGAAAAATGCAACTTTCAAAAGCTGATGCAGAAGCATTTTATGCAGTTCATGCAAGTAGACCTTTTTTCAAAGATTTAGTTGAATTTATGATTTCTGGACCAGTTGTAGTATCTGTTTTAGAAGGAACAAATGCTATGGCAAAAAATAGAGATTTAATGGGTGCAACAAACCCTAAAGAAGCTGCTGCTGGAACAATCAGAGCAGATTTTGCAGAATCAATTGATGCAAATGCAGTTCACGGAAGTGACTCTTTAGAAAATGCTGCAATTGAAATTGCATTCTTCTTCTCTTCAAGAGAAATTTGCTAA